A single window of Trueperaceae bacterium DNA harbors:
- a CDS encoding diguanylate cyclase, which translates to MKPAKPRTEWRGRGLGPTAGAVAWALLPVGVFLASYPLGTAGLWHGFLLATPFLVATSGLGWRAGLVLAPLGLALLWLRTTLDGAGATLGDYSMLLAVMALATLAGDRLYRAWRGAQRLAVQAGRRAKLLQEATFDLNHSADVDALFASAPRLLSDILSFAHASVFVPRGQALEVHTTLRWGAEPGFTVPLQSVMGRAYTTAQPQYVVNTATDPDFIQAPGAELTRSELALPVIVEGEVRAVLNLEHRTTGAFPPGDHATLKAFVRMMEEVLARLDATEALNQTTKEQQFMARLNERLLLAEGLPEAADVALDEVMTWFGLDLGAVLEMHRARLRPVALRGTPPPVLAQRLRDGFEFVGVLQHAWQTRQIVLVDDLALEGAWTTTTEARALAAVPIVNPSGQVQALLVVARYREPLPTWGERDRALLSTISAPLGAAFSRMTLNRQLLATLEVIRQLRSAAGPDALYHHAAQAALDLVPNAEAASILVRHGDHYYYEAAVGYDLETLQTHAGPFSYDEQLAWYQGSREEFDAGRGRVLRGPRIATASLTSRRTPVGFMPARMAEMRCQLAVPIVDGDQVVALLNLDNFSTEDAFSVAALRIAEAFAQHITVVVRQAEELVLLERSAVTDALTGLGNREGFERTFKQELARARRLERHLTLMLIDLDDFKQINDRFGHAEGDSALVAVAGALAATARAGDHVFRWGGDEFALILPETQPQEAVAAAARFRDVLAGLDVNGVRVLGSFGLAGYPVDGIECASLMATADHRMYADKRKKAKASERARRLPPTAGVAG; encoded by the coding sequence ATGAAGCCAGCGAAGCCGAGGACGGAGTGGCGCGGCCGCGGGTTGGGGCCGACGGCGGGAGCGGTGGCGTGGGCGCTGCTCCCCGTCGGCGTGTTCCTGGCCAGCTACCCGCTCGGCACGGCGGGGCTCTGGCACGGCTTCCTCCTCGCCACCCCCTTCCTGGTCGCGACCTCGGGGCTCGGCTGGCGCGCCGGCCTCGTCCTCGCGCCGCTCGGGCTCGCACTGCTCTGGCTGCGCACGACCCTCGACGGCGCCGGCGCCACGCTCGGCGACTACTCCATGCTGCTCGCCGTCATGGCATTGGCCACCCTGGCCGGCGACCGCCTCTACCGGGCGTGGCGCGGAGCCCAGCGCCTCGCCGTGCAGGCCGGGCGCCGCGCGAAGCTGCTCCAGGAAGCCACCTTCGACCTCAACCATTCGGCGGACGTCGACGCCCTGTTCGCCTCGGCGCCACGGCTCCTCTCGGACATCCTGTCGTTCGCGCACGCCTCCGTGTTCGTTCCTCGCGGCCAAGCTCTCGAGGTCCACACGACCTTGCGCTGGGGGGCGGAGCCCGGCTTCACCGTGCCGCTACAGAGCGTGATGGGCAGGGCCTACACGACGGCGCAGCCCCAGTACGTCGTGAACACGGCGACCGACCCGGACTTCATCCAGGCCCCGGGCGCCGAGCTGACGCGCAGCGAGCTCGCCCTGCCCGTGATCGTGGAGGGCGAGGTGCGCGCCGTGCTGAACCTCGAGCACCGCACGACCGGCGCGTTCCCGCCCGGGGACCACGCTACGCTCAAGGCGTTCGTGCGGATGATGGAGGAGGTCCTGGCGCGCCTCGACGCCACCGAGGCGCTCAACCAGACGACGAAGGAGCAGCAGTTCATGGCGCGGCTGAACGAGCGGCTGCTGCTCGCCGAGGGCCTGCCGGAGGCGGCCGACGTCGCGCTCGACGAGGTCATGACCTGGTTCGGCCTCGACCTCGGCGCGGTCCTCGAGATGCATAGGGCGCGCTTGCGGCCTGTCGCGCTGCGCGGGACCCCGCCGCCCGTGCTGGCGCAGCGGCTGCGCGACGGCTTCGAGTTCGTCGGCGTGCTGCAACACGCGTGGCAGACGCGGCAGATCGTGCTCGTCGACGACCTGGCGCTAGAGGGGGCGTGGACGACCACGACGGAGGCGCGCGCACTGGCGGCCGTGCCCATCGTCAACCCGAGCGGGCAGGTCCAGGCGCTGCTCGTGGTGGCGCGCTACCGGGAGCCCCTGCCGACGTGGGGCGAGCGCGACCGCGCGCTGCTCTCGACCATCTCGGCTCCGCTGGGCGCCGCCTTCAGCCGCATGACGCTCAACCGCCAGCTGCTCGCCACCCTGGAGGTCATCCGGCAGCTCCGATCGGCGGCCGGCCCGGACGCGCTCTACCACCACGCCGCCCAGGCGGCGCTCGACCTCGTCCCGAACGCCGAGGCGGCCTCGATCCTCGTACGCCACGGCGACCACTACTACTACGAGGCCGCCGTCGGCTACGACCTGGAAACGCTCCAGACGCACGCCGGACCCTTCAGTTACGACGAGCAGTTGGCCTGGTACCAGGGATCGCGCGAAGAGTTCGACGCCGGTCGCGGCCGGGTCCTGCGCGGGCCGCGCATCGCCACCGCCAGCTTGACCTCGCGCCGGACGCCCGTGGGCTTCATGCCGGCCCGCATGGCCGAGATGCGGTGCCAGCTCGCCGTGCCGATCGTCGACGGCGACCAGGTCGTCGCACTACTGAACCTCGACAACTTCTCGACGGAGGACGCCTTCAGCGTGGCGGCGCTCCGCATCGCCGAAGCGTTCGCGCAGCACATCACCGTCGTGGTGCGCCAGGCGGAGGAGCTCGTGCTGCTGGAACGCTCGGCCGTAACGGACGCCCTGACCGGCCTGGGGAACCGCGAGGGGTTCGAGCGCACGTTCAAGCAGGAGCTCGCGCGGGCGCGCCGCCTGGAACGCCATCTCACCCTCATGCTCATCGACCTCGACGATTTCAAGCAGATCAACGACCGGTTCGGACACGCCGAAGGCGACAGCGCGCTCGTCGCCGTCGCGGGGGCCCTGGCCGCCACGGCTCGCGCCGGCGACCACGTCTTCCGCTGGGGCGGCGACGAGTTCGCCCTCATCCTCCCGGAGACGCAGCCGCAGGAGGCGGTGGCAGCCGCGGCCCGCTTCCGGGACGTGCTCGCCGGGCTGGACGTGAACGGGGTCAGGGTGCTAGGGAGCTTCGGCCTCGCCGGCTACCCCGTCGACGGCATCGAATGCGCGTCCCTGATGGCAACGGCCGACCACCGCATGTACGCCGACAAGCGCAAGAAGGCCAAGGCGAGCGAACGAGCGCGGCGCCTGCCGCCGACGGCCGGCGTGGCCGGCTAG